In Lytechinus variegatus isolate NC3 chromosome 6, Lvar_3.0, whole genome shotgun sequence, the DNA window AATCAGGATGCCGTTTGGCTGGATACAAAGGTTGCGGGATAGGATCAGTCCCCGATCTGGAGAATCGACACCTTCAACAACGCAGGACATCATGGAAGGCGTTCCTGATAATCTCCAGGAACACTTCAACGTGATCGTCAATGCTGTCAACCACGTTGAGAACTCTGCAGACATCCTCAGTAGTACCTGTCTCAGTGGCATGGTCTTGGTCAAAGAGACGTCTGGAAACTCTGCTCTTGATCAGGAGAGGCTCGGTGACCTGATGGCAGAACGAACGAATTTCTCCCGTATGTTTGTATCGAGTTGGAAAAAGAAGAAACTGTTGCAGATGTTCATTGATGCTTCAGACACTGATACATTGGTCAAGGAGGCGCAGCGGTCATTTGACTTCTACCGGGCTCTGGCAGGAATCTCCTGGAACTACACCGACGAGTCAGATGCAATTTGCCTGAAGCTCGATGAAGAAGGTGGACTGGCAGTACTGGTTGATTGGATGCTGTCCTTTCAGAGCACCACCTTGAATAAATGGGCCACAGAGATAATCTTCAACgtgctgaacatcctgcacaaCTGCTGTAGGAGGATTGCCGACATTCGAAGGAGCTATCGACGGATCGTCCCTGCGTTGGAGAGGTTGTCCACTTCAGAAGACCTGATCGTCCAAGCGTGCGCTTTCATGACTCTCTCCTACATGGTCGACAAAGAGGAAGCCGACAAGCTCACCACCAATGCTGCCTGCGTGGACAACCTGCTGTCCCTACTCAAGAAGTCTCTGGAAAACGTCGAGCACAAGATCCGGATCACCAGGGAAACCGGTACAGACGCCTTCAGAAGAGGTTTTACTCTGTCTTCCATTGAGCTCGTTCAGGGTATCGAGCAACTCGCAATCAATGACGAGAACAAACGCCTTATCGCCGAGACGGATGGCATCGCAATCCTATCTAGGATGCTGGAAATGGATTGTACATCTCAAGAGAAAAGGCATGCGGCCGAAGGTATCTGGCAGCTTGCGTTTAGGCAGGAGAACAAGGATAGGTTACGAGAAGAGCACGACGTACTCAAAGGTATGATTGAAcagataaaatcaataaaaacacGGTTTAAATTTCAATAGATAACAACAATAAGaacgataataatgacaattatgaacaataataataattaaagagTAATTATACCGCGCAAGtactattatcataaattcTGCAGAGCATAACAAAATGAATGATACATACCATGGAGTATTACCGAAAGATAAGTCTTAAGATGTGTTTTAAAAATACTGTGGGTGATTCCCTTACAGAGCGTATGAATATGTTTCATAATTTGGGAGTCGCATATGCAAATGCTCTTTCACAAAGGGTAGGTTTTGACTTTCCAGAAGGATATTTCACCAAGAAATTCTCCTATGATACAATAATCTAGAGATAGGAGACGACGTCGAAGACCAAGAATAGAAGGAAAACAGATTTTGAAGAAGTACGGAGAAGAATACCTAATGTATAAATTTTCCATGATTGTTTTCTAGTTGAAGATTCTTATTGAATTATAGCCAGTTCCATAAAATGatctacatttttgtacatCCAACCCCCATTTTcctcaagtcttacttcactttataaactgaccaagacatggtcctttgagaacattacagacgtcaaaagaacaagaaatcagagaaaGAATACTCCAAGAAGGTCCCTCACATTGGGGCCGGACATACATATTTAATGGAATTGCCATTATGGTTTTAGCTATGGTCATCTGTAAACTGCTGTTAGTCTACCATGGTATAATTAGGCACTTCTTATCAGGACGGTCAAAGAAGAATAGATTTGCTCATAACAATCAGATTTCCCTCAGCGAGAAAAAATGGCATGCATCGTCCCATCCTAATCTATCCGACTTGATAAAGTTGTAGACCTTTAATGAAAATTTCCAGATCATTTATCAAGTGACACGACGAGACGTACTctataaaatgaattatttacacaaattttgaattattttgatgattaaaTTAGAAGTTTAATACTAGAGATCACATTAAGTAGTTCACCTGCGTCATCATTTGAATAATTTAAAAACACCCGCAGCATTAGTAATGCCTTAAAAAcacgaaataaaacaaacaaaataccttttttcatgTTTAATCTTTCATTTTAGAATTGATAAACCTGTCGTGTGGACCTGACCCTGCCCTCAATCGAGCGTGCAAGGGAGCGCTATTCGAAATCTACAGCTCCAAACTTCCCGAAGAGGTGACCACACCTAAGACAAGTACAGCCTCACAGACGCCCTCTACGACGACTGAAAAACCATCGCAGCATATCATGATAAGCTACAGATGGGAACAGCCTTCAAAGTCTGTCATGAGCGAGATCAAGAACCAGCTGAAAAGCAAGGGTTATAATGTGTGGATGGATGAAGATAAAATGAGTAAGTATAACCCACCCCTAGAATCTTGAGCCCTGAAAAAGATTTCTTTCCAAAAGTGTAGATGCTGTCCTAAACCACATAACACAAAGGCTAGCAATGAACGCTAAAATAAAATTGCTTATCAAGATCATccttgcatgcgcattttgctcagcAGACTAATTAGGAACCAATCAAATTATCGATCAATCGCTTATCTTGTGTTGAGTTGACCAGGCTATGACTTTCCTGTTTCACGTGAAGCCGGTGCTTCAGGTGATATGGGTATCATGTGGTCGTATTCTTTTGTGAACTGTATACAATGTGCTAAATGTTAAGCTTGGCAGATGAAAAAAGGCCAACAGAGACCAAATCCACTTatgcaaaataatgatatagttGCAAATCAGAATCCATAATGGTGGAATTCATATTTAAAACCATGATTGACAGAAAGAACTCTGTGACAGAAACTAAATATTTGCGTTTTAAtaaattatcatcatattatttgaaatttcaggtgcaccaattgaaaataatgatgataatgattatccATCCAATGCGAAGGATGGACCGTAATGACTTCATTCCATATGTCGGAATTCATCTTGAACTTAATGCCTGTCGTAAAGGGTAGAGCGATTAGATAATCCCAACAAACCACAAAGACGCAATCAAGCTAGAGAAAatcaataattatcaaaaaGCTTAATAACAAAATTACTTTGATATCGGCAGTTTATTTCCTCTTTACCATGGCACCCCatattgcaattgatttttcaaaatattcttaCTGTTTGagattttgctttatttcgatATATGATGATTAAAAGTATGTATATACATTTCTTACAATACTTAAGGTGGCGACATAATTGAGAAGATGGCAAATGCCGTTGAGAACTCCTACCTAATCCTTGCTTGCATCACCGAGGGCTACCAAGAAAGCAAGAATTGCAGAACAGGTTCGTATCGATGGTAGTTCTCATGCTGCCGATTGAAAATCTTTGAACCTTTATCAGACTAAAAATATGTAAGAATCGTAATCCCTGAATTATTTGGGTTGTAAGGAGTAAAATAATAATTCTGTCATAAAGCTAAGAATTAAAAGAAGTAGAAAGGAATTGACAACTTCGTGAAAAAGTGGCTATTGGCAATCTCTTGAAAGCATTAAGTAGCAGTCTGAAAGAATGAGATCTGATGTTTGCTGCGCTTAGAGCGAATTTTATTCCAGGTTAGGAACATAAAGAGTTTGAAGACTTTAGGGGATCAGTCCGCCATCTGTTTAGAGGGCCATTGTCTTCTTCATGTAATCGCGTTGGATGTCTGCTTGTCTGGTTTGGGGTTATTCCTGCCTTTCAGTATGCATAGGAAGGTTACTTGCTATTCGCGTCCGCTGCCGGCAATCTATTGTCTTCTCTTTGGCTGAGAATGACTTTGGCGGAATGATTTTGTTTCTCAACTTCTCGTTACTTTCCCTAATACTTCTTATCTTTGCCTTGCTTTAAATCCACAGAAGCTACCTATGCCTACGACTGCAACAAGCGCATTGTCCCTGTCAAGGTGAACGAACTTTTCAAGGCGAGAGGCTGGCTGGGAGGTATAACTGCCGGGAAGATCTACTACCCTGTCCGTGCTGTAGACGAGGTGCCCGAACAGCTTCCCAGAATCATTGAGCTCGAGATCGAGGAGGAGCTGCAGAAGAATCCAGATGCCCAAGCAGGTGAGGGCGCCTTAGCTCATTCATAATTCAGTTTAGGGATGTCGCTTTTTGCAGGCTCAAACCCTGCTTGAAGCTGGGATTAAAAGTGAGTCTTTACacataaaaattgttttaaagtcATTGTATGCTGCCCATCTATTCCAGACCCCTAAAACTCGAGTAAAATGAGTTTATTAATAGTtagtttgcacagcagactaaatATCGTAAGTCTTGTTTTCATAATAAATTGAACATAGTAtgtcatcatattcattatcatcatcatcatcatcatcaccgtcatcatcatcaccatcatcaccatcatcatcatcatcatcaccaccaccatcatcatcatcatcatcacaatcatcatcatcatcatcatcaccatcatcatcatcattatcgtcaccataatcataattttgaatatcaacATTGTCATTAGTATGGTAATTGTTATCTTCCTttagagcggtgttggctcagtcggtaacgcgtctgcccgtcgaaccaaagatcgtgggttcgagtccaccccgggcggatgactgaagccagtgcgttgtgtgtaaacgtctctcccatgtttcatagatgcaggctatgttacaatggaaaacactccgtccctcggataggacgttaaatggaggccccgtgtagaggagagtcaccacctttgcacgttaagaacccactgcactattcgtataagagtagggagaaaccccggtgtagtggtccacctgcattccccaatcagttatatcgggaggagagacctgcgggtcatagtgattcagttcgcttttcgcctcccaggcacaggtgacgccaaacaaataataataataataaaagcgTTGATACATCCGTTTTCCCTGATACCGAGTTCAAGATATAGAACCTCTTTATATATTCTAAACTTTTACTCACCATGATTACGcatgataatgaaattattcatgaatattcaacacgggggggggggggggtcctttgCACGTCAACGTCAAGTGTAAACAGAATTATGTCATAACATATAAATATGGATAAACAAATCAAAGTTGtctaaacaattttttaacaGATTGGGTGGATTGAGTTTTATCAGTACTTTTTTTATACTTGATCTTGACCAAGCAGACACTAGGTAAAACGGCGAATATAATTTACCAATTTGTTATGgaattttatttaaacaaaaccCAAGTAAACCAAACCACAGAAACACGAGTAGCATGTGCCAGACGGTTCATATCTGGGCTTACTTTAACCAGAACATCACTTTGTAGGCTTACATTATTATGAACTACTATTCCTTCAAACTTTCCTTCGATGACAACATTCGATCTTTTGTCAGGTGCACGAATCAGCGGCCAAGTTGAAACGGAACCGGAAGTCGATAGCTGGGATGCACCAAAAGTCCGCCAGTGGCTCACATCCAACGGCGTCAGCTCAACAAACGAGAGTCTGCAGAACCTTACAGGGTTGCAATTGCTGCAGTTGAAGAAGCAGCTCTCAACGGCTCCAGATACTTTCTACCAATCAATGAAagaagatctgaaggtccccTATATGGAGGTACTGTCGCTGGCCGCGGCTCTGGAGAAGCTGTGAAAGGAATAACCTTGTGATCAAAACCTCATGTATTGTGAATCCATGGGCCCGTAATCTcaagtctggtttaacttatGCCATGGTCTCTAATTGAGCTAAAATTaagggaattgaaaaatatatataacaaaataatgtttatatGTTCCTAATGTTTTATTAGGCCCTTTTCTTGTTAGTTAATGGTAAAGGAGATCATTTGTGCTATTATTCACAGACAGCTGTGGATGATATGAGTGACAAATGTGTTGATTAATCGAATCTCTGCTGTTGAAGTTACGTCAGTGTCGCacttaaacccgagttcagagcACGGGCAATTGAGTTTATCGCGATAGATATGTGTATATACAAAATGTACTATCAAGCAATAATTTTTAACATTCATACGTCATTATTTCAAGGATTGTAAAGACAGTCGAGAAAGAACGGTAAAGTGCCTTAAACTGGTGTTTCTCTTTCTGACCAGAGTTTTGAAAAACATTCCGTTTTAGCGGGTAGTTAGGATTAGCTTTTCGAACTCGCTATTAGCTCCAATGCTTTAGGTTAATCAACCAAATATTACCAACGGCTTTAGGTAATCTCTTGTGGGCCTGGTTTTAAAGAATGTAGTAGGGACGGAAATGCATCGACATTTGGTTCACACATAGAggaccaggggcccgtcttacaaagagttgtgattgatccgatcaatcgcaattaTGGAAAAACCAGCAGAGTCAacttataaaatgcatgtttgttgattttttttctacagatgATTGTATATTCAAAAAATCATTgctttcttgacaatttggtgtactctcatttgtTTAAAGAGGACGCtttgcaaatttcatgtagacaaaattatgacactgatggattttcatagagttacgattgattgaaacaatcgtatctctttgtaagacggggcccagatcagTCATTACTCCTGTGTTAGATTTATAGTGTTAGCTTCAACActcataggtgttattacaacaccttcggtgttacattaaaggggaagttcaccctgacagaCAAAGTTTTaaattattggtgaaggctTGAGGCAAATCCATCGAAGAATTGTAAAGTTATtggattttaatttttgatttgTGTGCAGTTTTCCCACATATTGTGTAgttcaaaatcaaggaaatttcaCTTACTCATACTtaccccttcaagatccttaCGTTCCTCCTTTTCCAATTCTCTCGTTACCCCTAAAGGTTTCCGAAACCTGGGGTGAAAGATTATTTGTTTACTCATCCTCTAAActatggaatagcctccctcaaaaaaatcaaacaatgcttgacttctgaaactttcaaaaattacctcaaaacatttccgttcaattcttcttaatttctcttATAATTTCCTtaaaagcgccttgagcactctacagagtggttttgcgcgatataagtctaattattattattattttaaaaagattgGGAAAAATGATTGTAAATCGACAAACCAATTCACATCcgtttctgaaaaaaatagtcATCACAAAAAACCCTTTAATTTCCCATTTCTTTCTTAATCTTGGATGGATTTTCcgcaaaccttcaccaataatcaTTAGGCCTATACTTGATTATTATAGTGCTTAACATTCATTTGCTTATTTACTTACTTTACCCTATGGATATACAATATAATTACAATTGCTTTTATGGCAGCTGTTACGCGCTCATTCGTTCTGGAAATAAATTCCTGACAGGCATCCATTTACCTGACCTTGGTCAAGTGTAGCACAATGTCGgtaaatttttttagtatatttaatatttcttataatttttctgctatttttacaacaaattttcaTCAGAAAGAACGTCCGCCTTGGTATTATATTAAAACTTAAACTTAAGCTTTCACAATAAAttttacattgtagtcaatgcaatcaatcgtaaaagtGGTCTACAATGGTTGTTAGGGTTTGtctacatttttttcatgaaatcatgggGTTCTCAGCCtgtttgtcagggtgaacttcccctttaaagtaacaaccgaaggtgttgtaataacacctgtgAGTGTTGAAATCCAAGTTCATTTAAAAATCCAATAAGTTCATTTAAAGACATATAAAACATTACTTTAGCTAGAGAATAATTCGTTATGTTTCATTTCGTATCTccggatttttatttttctcgaaaaaattgatatttgaccTATGTATTATTGGACATTGTTATCACGAGCTCCATAAttcacattatttgtttttgatAGTAATACCAAAATGTTACAATTTCAATACTTGTGTTTGTGTATGtatcattaatatgaatgaAGATATCCAAGAGCATTCCAATTTACGATCTGTTTATGGATCtcactgaaatatattttaataaagtTCTTATTTGcaacaaaatcatgttttactCCTTGTTAGCAGTTTTATACAGTAAAACAAAATAGCACGTTAAGCCTGGCACtctaacaagttgtttaaacttttttgtaattgtttaaattctgtaaacaattgtttaaaaagtttaaacagtagttgttagagtgacgggcttaaacaacatgCTATTTGTTTTACTGTAGATACAGCAAGAACGGGAAAATGTGAGGTTAATATGACGGAGTGATAGAGAGGGAAAGATATACAGAGAGAGACAGAATGAGATATATTTAcatttagagagagagaggtaaagagatacagagagagagacagaatgagatagatttagatttagagagagagagagagatagagagaaagaagggggggggtgcgACCCTCACCCCCGCCTCCCTCTGAAAATGACTGGTAGGCATAAGACGAGAGAAAAATTACCAAcagtgaaaatgtaaaaaaaaaaaaaacgctatgAATGAAAAGAGCATATTTAAGTGcgttttaaataaatttgtatgAATTCATTGCCTGAATTGGACGTTTTATCACAAAACACTATATGTTTAAAATTAGGGTTGGCTAAAATGCATTTTTGCTCCAAAGTTAGTGAGCCCCACGAAATGAACTCATTTATTATGCAGAGTGTTGAATGCAGACAACAACACTGCTAACAAACTTAAAGGAACGTAATATGTATCACCTGACTtcaggggaatgaaacctttggatcAAGTAGGCTTTTGTTGAAACAGAagaatcaaagaataagaacgaagaaagttttagaaaaatcaggcaaataatgagaaagttatgagcatttgaatattgcaatcactagtgctatggagatcccccgattggcaatgcgacaggGATGTgtaatgtcacatgtgaacaattttccctttgatggactgtataaaatacccccaaatgtCTCTTTTCGCTTTTTcatatggtgatacaaactctttatccatgatgtatttaaaaaaaatctttattacatgccctccaaaagaaagaatacatgatctaacgatagatgtgataaaagaggcagtttgaGTGAAAGATatattaaagtacatgtaatgaGGACATtgaggagagttgttcacaagtgacatcacacatatttttcgcattgccaatgtgaggatctccacagcattagtgatcgcaatattcaaatgctcataacttgcttctttgattttcctgttttcacacaatctttcttgttccaaatgtttcattctcctttaaatctCTAAAATATAGCAAAACGTGAACACTTGATATCTATTCACTTTCTGGTGAGGTCCACAAAACGAACACGACGACATGTACCCGGC includes these proteins:
- the LOC121416945 gene encoding uncharacterized protein LOC121416945, which encodes MGNLVNFGFSALRNTIRMPFGWIQRLRDRISPRSGESTPSTTQDIMEGVPDNLQEHFNVIVNAVNHVENSADILSSTCLSGMVLVKETSGNSALDQERLGDLMAERTNFSRMFVSSWKKKKLLQMFIDASDTDTLVKEAQRSFDFYRALAGISWNYTDESDAICLKLDEEGGLAVLVDWMLSFQSTTLNKWATEIIFNVLNILHNCCRRIADIRRSYRRIVPALERLSTSEDLIVQACAFMTLSYMVDKEEADKLTTNAACVDNLLSLLKKSLENVEHKIRITRETGTDAFRRGFTLSSIELVQGIEQLAINDENKRLIAETDGIAILSRMLEMDCTSQEKRHAAEGIWQLAFRQENKDRLREEHDVLKELINLSCGPDPALNRACKGALFEIYSSKLPEEVTTPKTSTASQTPSTTTEKPSQHIMISYRWEQPSKSVMSEIKNQLKSKGYNVWMDEDKMSGDIIEKMANAVENSYLILACITEGYQESKNCRTEATYAYDCNKRIVPVKVNELFKARGWLGGITAGKIYYPVRAVDEVPEQLPRIIELEIEEELQKNPDAQAGARISGQVETEPEVDSWDAPKVRQWLTSNGVSSTNESLQNLTGLQLLQLKKQLSTAPDTFYQSMKEDLKVPYMEVLSLAAALEKL